The sequence TGATACAGCTGCGCGAGTTCCTCATGCACGCGGGGATCGTCACGCGCGGCGAGCGCTTGGGCGAGCTGCGTCTTGATGGTCAGCGCAGCGAGATGCTGGCCCATAGTGTCGTGCAGGTCCTGGGAGAGCCGAAGCCTTTCTTCGGCGGCTGACAACTGTGATTCCAGGCGACGCGAACGCTCGGTTTCAATCATGGCGCGCGAAAACCACATGGTGAAGAATACCGCTCCGGAAAACAGCACCCCGTACGTGAGCACGTACCCAGCGGTGCCTAAGGAGAGAAGTGCTGATGCTGCCCCGGCGGTGACAACGAGAGAGGCCACCGTGAGCAAGAAGCCGTGAGGGAGGAAAGGTAAAAAGGCGGTGAGCAGGGTGGAATAGAGTATTCCGGTGGCCAGCAGTGTGACTGTTTCCCATGACTGTGGTCCGATACCTAGTGCGAGGGCACATGCAGCCAGCGCGCTACCGTGACCGATAAGCCCCCATGCCATCCACCAAGAACCGTGGGGATGCGGAGTGAGGCGAAGCTGTCGGTTTGTGTGCAGGGCAGCGGAACCGGCGGCACAGGAGACCACAGTGACAGCTGCCGCCATCCACAGCGCGTCGACGCCGAGCCCTGCCCGGGAGAGAAATAGTGAGATGAGGGCGAGCGCAGCGAACCAGGGCAGGCCGATGAGTGACCACCTGTTGACCGCCAAGAACTTGGAGGAAGGCTCCATTCTCCGCCAGCCAAGGCGGGCAGTGCGGTTATGAGTAGGGATCGCAGGTGCCATCGTGGTGTCCCAGTGTAATGAGCGCTCTCAGCGGTGAGTACCCCAGCGCATGTATTTGTGCGCCGCCCATACCAAGGCCACCGTCCATGCGGCGAGCTTAATCAGGTCAGTGGATGAGTCTGCGAAGACGGAGGCGAAGGAGCCGTCCCCAATCCAGCCAGCGCGCACAATGTCGACCGCTAGGGCAAAAGGTGTGGCGTCGAGGACCTGGCCAAGTGCGTCGGGCAGTGCGTTACGTAGAGAGGCCTGCGAAAACATGAGGAGCATCAGCACCGGCATCGAGGTGATCTGAGCATTCTCGGCATTGGCCGTAAAGCTGCTGGTCAGCATCGCTAGCGCATGGGAACAGACTATTCCAAGCACCATCGCCAGCGCCATGAGCAGCGCGTTGACAGGCCACACGTGCGCAACGGGTGGGTCTAAAGGCAGGAACATGGACAAGGTGGACAGCCCTGCCACCATGAGAACGGACAGCAGCAGCATGGTCGCGGCAAGTGGAAGAGCAATGGCGGTGAGAATCTCCCAGTCGCGGGCTTCGCCGGTGCGCAGACGTTTGAGCACCTCCTCGTCGCGTCGGGTCACCGTCATAGACAGCGCCGGATAGAAGATGCCGAAGCCCAGTGCCAGAAGAACGAAAATCTCCGATGCTGAATCAGTGGAGCCTACGGATTGATCACCGACGATCCACACGAAGAGAGGCAGGGCCACCGGGAAGAGCAACGCCATGATGACGAGCAGTGGGTTCCGGGTGAACTGCCGCATTTCGGCGCGGCTTAAGGCGCGCAGTCGGCGTAGTGAGGCCGCTCTAGGAGCCGTAGTATTCGAGTGCGCTGTGGGGTGTGCAGTCTGTGAGGATGTCGCAGATGTCATTGAGTTCTTCCTTTTCGGGGGGAGTTAACTATTGGCAATGGAGTGGAATACCTGCTCGAGGCGGGCCGGCCGCGCGGTGAAGTTATTCAGCGTGACGCCGTGGTCGTGCGCCCACGTCAGCACTGCCTGCGTGTCCTTCTGCAGGTTCGAGGTGGTGATAGTGACCGTGCCATCAGCGCGGTGAATGGTGGTGCCGGAAAGCTGGGGAAGCGGTGCCGATGGAGGAGACGGTGAGAACGTAATCTCGGAGGCGGCAATCGATGCCAGCTCTGACATGGTGCCTTCCACGTTGATACGGCCCTGGTGCATAATCGCGATGCGATCGCAGAGTTCTTCCGCCTCTTCCAAGTAGTGCGTGGTCAGAACGATGGTCACGCCCGCAGCTTTGAGGCGGCGCAGCAGGTCCCATACGTGGCGTCGCGACTCCGGATCCAGGCCAGTAGTGGGCTCGTCAAGGAAGAGGATCTGCGGGTTACCCACCAGTGCGCAGGCAAGATCCAGCCGCCTCTTTTCGCCACCGGATAAGGCCCCGACGGTGACGTCGCGGCGGTGGTCTAGGTGGACGTCGCCAAGCACAGCGTTACTCGGTGCAGGCGCTGAGCACGTCCCCGCCCACATCGTGAGCGTTTCCTGTACGGTGAGCGCCTGCGGCAGCCCGCCCGACTGCAGCATGATGCCGGTGTGGGGGCGCACCGTGGCGCGCTCGGTCACGGGGTTGTGTCCCAGCACGCGCACGGTACCGGCCGATGGTGCGGCAAGACCCTCCATAACTTCCAGCGTGGAGGTCTTGCCCGCGCCATTCGTGCCCAAAAGCCCGAAGGTTTCTCCGCGTGCAACGCACAGGCTTATCCCGTTCACCGCGGTGAAGTCGCCGTACTTCCGGTAGAGGTCGTGTATTTCGATGGCTGATTCTGCTGTGTTCATAGCTTCAACCTTTCCGGTGGGCAATGCCTGCCGGTAGAGGCGTATGTCAGCGATTCACATGACAAAAGTCATCGGTGTTCACACGCGTCTCAGAAGGCGTCACAGTTCACAAGCGAGACGCATCCTGATAAATTGCAACATAGTTATCAACCGAGCGGGTGACGTGTCTGCCCAGACGCAAAGAAGTGGATGAATTATGCAGCCAGAGGGAAGAGGGATTCAAGGTCACGTCGAGGGCCTCTACATCGATGGGAACTTCGAGCTGCGCGCCGGGAGCATCACGTTCAGGGAGCGCATTGAGGGGGCCACGCTGGAGGACGTCGCCTCGGCTCACCAATTATGGCGCGCCGGCGACCCAGAGGTGTTGCTGTGGGTACCCGGCTTCGTGGACCTGCACAACCACGGCGGCAACGGCGGGGGATTCCCCAACGGGGACTACGAGCAGTGCCTGGCCGCAGCGCGTTTCCACCGCGCGCACGGCACGACGACTCTGCTGGCCAGTTTGGTCTCCGGCACGCAAGCCGAGCTGTGCGCCCGGGCGGAGCTTTTGGCCCAGCTGGCCAATGAAGGCGAGATCGCGGGCATCCACATGGAGGGCCCGTTTATCGCTGCGGCCAAGTGCGGTGCGCAGGATCCCTCCCGCATCGTGCCTGGTGAACCGGATTTCTTCCGCGCGGTGATTGAGGCTGCCGGTGGCTACCTGCGCTCCATCACCTTTGCCCCGGAGACAGCGAACGCTGAGGAACTACTCGCGGTGTGCGCGGAGCACAACATCATCGCCAGCCTGGGCCACACGGAGGCCGACTATGACACCACGCTCGCGGTTGTTGCAAAAGCCAAGGAGCTGGGAGTGACCGTGACCGGCACGCACCTGTTTAACGCCATGCCCGCCGTCCACCACCGCGCACCGGGAACGGTAGCCGCCCTGCTTACCGCGGCGAAGGCCGGAGACGCGTCCGTCGAGCTCATCGCCGATGGCGTGCATCTTGTCGACGGCACCGTCGACATGGCCCATAACCCCCGCGCCTTCGCCGTGACCGATGCCATGGCGGCGGCCGGCATGGCCGATGGCGCTTATGAACTAGGCTCCCTGCCGGTGACGGTGAGTGGGGGAGTCGCACGCGTCGACAGTGGCGCCATCGCTGGTGGCACCTCTACCTTGGCTGAGCAGTTCGCGCGTTTCGCCGCCCGCCACAGCCTGGGCGAGGCTGTGCGGTTTACCTCCACCACGGCCGCTGATGTGTTGGGGGACAAGGACCTGGGCCGACTAAGGGTGGGCGCGCGCGCCAACCTGGTGGGTCTTAACGCCGAGTTGGAACCTGTGCGCGTCATCGTTGGCGGCACTGATTTCGACGTTTAAGAAGGGACACTCATGGATCTACTCATTCGCTCCACACCAGCGGAGGTGGCCGCGGAAGCCGCCGATATTGTCCAGCACTATGCCAATGCCGGGGCAACCCTGGGACTGGCTACGGGCTCGACCCCGGTTGCTCTGTATCAGGAGCTCATCGCCCGCTATAAGCGCGACGAGGTCAGCTTCGCGCGTAGCCGAGCCTTTCTTCTTGATGAATACTTAGGTCTCAACCCCGAGCACGAGCAGTCCTATTACTCCACTATCCGCCGCGAATTCACTAGCCATGTCGATTTTCGGGACGAGTTGGTAAAGAGCCCAACGGGTACTGCTGCTGACCCGGCTACCGCAGCAGCTACCTATGACAAGGCCATCCGCGATGCCGGCGGTGTGGATATGCAGCTGCTCGGCATCGGTGCTAACGGCCATATTGGCTTTAACGAGCCTTCAAGCTCCCTGCAGTCGCGTACCCGGGTCATTACGTTGCACCCGCAGACCGTGCACGATAACGCACGCTTCTTCGACACAAAGGAAGAGGTTCCGCGTTTCGCGCTGACCCAAGGTTTGGGCACGATTAGTGAGGCCCGCCATCTCCTCCTGCTCGCCACCGGCAGCAATAAAGCCAGCGCCGTCCAGGCTATGGCGGAGGGACCCCTCTCTGCGCATTGCCCGGCGTCGATTCTGCAGATGCACCCGCACGCGACGGTCATCCTTGATGAAGCTGCGGCCTCCCGCTTGGAGGACCGCGAGTACTACCTCTATGCGGATCAGAACCGTCTGTAGCGAAACTTCATTTTCTAATCCCACTTTTCTAATTCCATAACTTCCTTGCTCGAAAGGACTCTCCTTTTATGAAATTCAATGTGATGGGGCCGTTGCAGCGGCTCGGAAAAGCCCTCATGGGTGCTGTGGCGGTATTGCCCGTTGCGGCGATTCTCAGTGGCGTTGGCTACTGGATTTCCAGCGCCGCTGGCGCCGATAACCTCGCTGCCCAGCTGCTGATCAGCTCCGGTGATGCGGTGCTGGCTAACCTGGGCTGGATTTTCGCTATCGCCATTTCCTTCGGCCTGGCAAAGGATTCCAACGGTGCCGCAGCGTTGTCGGGCTTTTTAGCTTTTGCCACCTTTATGAAACTGCTGGGCCCCGACGCCGTGGCCGGTTACCGCGGCATCGACGACCCCACCGCGCTGACCGGTGATGAGGCACTGGACTGGGCTGCACAGGGCTGGAACGCCGTGGGCGGCGGCAACGTCCTCTTCGGCATCCTCGCCGGCATCATGGCGGCGTGGGTCTATAACCGCTTCCACGCCACCAAGCTGCCGGACTTCCTAGCCTTCTTCTCCGGCCGGCGCCTCGTGCCGATTCTCACCGCCATCTTCGCCATCGTGGTCTCCGGCATCCTCTACTTCGTGTGGCCGTTCATCTACCACGCACTGTTCAACTTTGGTGCCTCCATCCAAGGCCTGGGTGCTGCGGGCGCTGGTATCTACGGCGTGGCCAACCGCCTGCTCATCCCAACCGGCCTGCACCATGCTCTGAACTCCGTCTTCTGGTTCGACGTTATTGGAATCAATGACATTGGCAATTTCCAAAGTGGCCAGAAAACCATCGAAGCAGCAGCTGCTGCTACCTCCGCCGCTGACTGCCCGGGCATCTGGGCCAACGGTCAGTGCACAGTTGAGGGTGTTGTTGGGCGCTACCAGGCCGGCTTCTTCCCCATCATGATGTTCGGTCTTCCGGGCGCGGCTCTTGCCATGTACCTGCGCGCGGATAAGAGCAAGCGCAAGGTCGTCGGCTCGCTCATGGCTGCTGGCGCTCTGGCTTCCTTCTTCACCGGTGTGACTGAGCCGCTGGAGTTCTCCTTCATGTTCGTTGCCCCGCTGCTCTACGTGGTGCACGCGCTGCTCATGGGCCTCTCCGTCTTCATCGCCGCAGCTATGGAATGGACCGCCGGCTTCGGCTTCTCCGCGGGGTTCGTCGACATGCTGCTCTCCTCCCAGAACCCGCTGGCCAACAAGTGGTACATGCTGCTGGTGATGGGCGTAGGTTTCTTCTTCCTCTACTTCGTCATCTTCTACTTCCTCATCGGCTGGCTTAATCTCAAGACCCCGGGCCGCGGTGAGGACGATGCTGCCGCAGAGTCCGCCGAGGATTCCGTTAACGGCGATGACAAGACCGCGCGCGATGCTGCCTACATCATCGAGGGCCTCGGCGGCAAGGACAACATTGACTCCCTGGACTACTGCACCACGCGCCTGCGTGTCGGCGTGAAGGAACGCGCGCTTGTTCGCGATTCCATCATCAAACGCGCCGCCGTCTCCGGCGTTATTCACCCCTCGGAGAAGAATGTCCAGGTCATCGTCGGCCCAGCGGTGCAGTTCATGTATGACGAGGTCAACCACCAGCTGCGCCACGGCTCCCCAGCCCTGGCTAGTGCAGGTGCCGTGGGTACTGGAGCCAGCGTGCCTGCCAGCGCCGAGGGCGCCAGCAACAGCAGCGCTTCTTCTAGCAATTCCCACGTCGAGGCCGAAGGTATTGACGTGCGTGCCCCGTTCGCCGGAGACGTCGTCGAGCTCTCCCAGGTGCCGGATGCTTCCTTTGCGCAGGGCATGGTGGGCGAAGGTTTTGCGGTGATGCCTGATGCCGTCGATGCCTTCGACGTCTGCGCCCCGGTAGACGGAACCATCACCATGGTCTTCAAGACGCGCCATGCCTTCGGCATGCAGACCAAGGACGGCGTCGACCTGCTTATTCACATCGGCATCGACACCGTGGAGCTCAAGGGCGAAGGATTCACGGCCCTGGCCAAGAAGGGCGATACCGTAAGCGCCGGCACGCCGATCATCGCGGTGGATGCCAAGGTGCTGCGCGAGCGCGGCGTCAATCTCATCACCCCGGTGGTGTGCCCGACGGCCAAGCAGGTCGCCAGCATCGACATCGCCCGCGAGGGCCATGCCCTGCCAGGCGAGGTCGCAGCAACCATCATGCGCAGCAGCTAACCTGATTCGGCTCAGCCCAGACATAAAAGCCCAGACATAAAACTGCCCTAGTTGCCAAAACCAGCGGTGCTCCATGCGCTGAGGAGCGAAGGTTTTGGCAACGAGGGCAGTTATGTCCCCGGTGGGTGCCATGTCATGAGAAAAATGGGCTAGTCGGTGTCGCGCAGCAGGCGCGGCACCACCTTGCCGGTGGCGTTGCGCGGCAGCTTGTCCAGGAAGTGAACATCACGCGGCACCGAGTGGTCGGCGAGGTTATCGCGGACCCAGGTGCGGATGGCGTCGGCAGTCACGGCCTTACCCACAGCATCGCGCGTGGTTACCGCCCACACGGCGATACGCTGGAAGGTGGTTTCGTCCTTGACACCACCGGCATGGACCTCGGCGATGCCCGGCATGGTCTCGAGCACCTCGGTGACGGACTGTGGGTGCACGTTCTCGCCACCGACGATGATCATGTCATCGGCGCGGCCCACGACATGCAGGTAACCGTCGGCGTCGATATAGCCCAAGTCACCAATGGAAATGAGGCCATCGACCTTGTTGAGCGGAATCTTCGGGTTGGTATAGCCAATGAGCGCGGTGGAGTTAGTCAGGTAAATCTCGCCGACCTCGCCGTGGGGAACTTCTCGACCTTCCT is a genomic window of Corynebacterium singulare containing:
- a CDS encoding sensor histidine kinase, which gives rise to MAPAIPTHNRTARLGWRRMEPSSKFLAVNRWSLIGLPWFAALALISLFLSRAGLGVDALWMAAAVTVVSCAAGSAALHTNRQLRLTPHPHGSWWMAWGLIGHGSALAACALALGIGPQSWETVTLLATGILYSTLLTAFLPFLPHGFLLTVASLVVTAGAASALLSLGTAGYVLTYGVLFSGAVFFTMWFSRAMIETERSRRLESQLSAAEERLRLSQDLHDTMGQHLAALTIKTQLAQALAARDDPRVHEELAQLYQLTQTAASDMRQVVNTYRTPDLGAELTSAQAVLIAAGADVTVQGSSEDIPPELRDTAAWFLREAATNILRHSQATRVSIALGPTGVTVSNNQPQSSAQPGTGLEGLRRRAAAHGGYLVVEQTSATFTVSLKVDA
- a CDS encoding ABC transporter permease, translated to MTSATSSQTAHPTAHSNTTAPRAASLRRLRALSRAEMRQFTRNPLLVIMALLFPVALPLFVWIVGDQSVGSTDSASEIFVLLALGFGIFYPALSMTVTRRDEEVLKRLRTGEARDWEILTAIALPLAATMLLLSVLMVAGLSTLSMFLPLDPPVAHVWPVNALLMALAMVLGIVCSHALAMLTSSFTANAENAQITSMPVLMLLMFSQASLRNALPDALGQVLDATPFALAVDIVRAGWIGDGSFASVFADSSTDLIKLAAWTVALVWAAHKYMRWGTHR
- a CDS encoding ABC transporter ATP-binding protein; protein product: MNTAESAIEIHDLYRKYGDFTAVNGISLCVARGETFGLLGTNGAGKTSTLEVMEGLAAPSAGTVRVLGHNPVTERATVRPHTGIMLQSGGLPQALTVQETLTMWAGTCSAPAPSNAVLGDVHLDHRRDVTVGALSGGEKRRLDLACALVGNPQILFLDEPTTGLDPESRRHVWDLLRRLKAAGVTIVLTTHYLEEAEELCDRIAIMHQGRINVEGTMSELASIAASEITFSPSPPSAPLPQLSGTTIHRADGTVTITTSNLQKDTQAVLTWAHDHGVTLNNFTARPARLEQVFHSIANS
- a CDS encoding N-acetylglucosamine-6-phosphate deacetylase, whose amino-acid sequence is MQPEGRGIQGHVEGLYIDGNFELRAGSITFRERIEGATLEDVASAHQLWRAGDPEVLLWVPGFVDLHNHGGNGGGFPNGDYEQCLAAARFHRAHGTTTLLASLVSGTQAELCARAELLAQLANEGEIAGIHMEGPFIAAAKCGAQDPSRIVPGEPDFFRAVIEAAGGYLRSITFAPETANAEELLAVCAEHNIIASLGHTEADYDTTLAVVAKAKELGVTVTGTHLFNAMPAVHHRAPGTVAALLTAAKAGDASVELIADGVHLVDGTVDMAHNPRAFAVTDAMAAAGMADGAYELGSLPVTVSGGVARVDSGAIAGGTSTLAEQFARFAARHSLGEAVRFTSTTAADVLGDKDLGRLRVGARANLVGLNAELEPVRVIVGGTDFDV
- the nagB gene encoding glucosamine-6-phosphate deaminase, which codes for MDLLIRSTPAEVAAEAADIVQHYANAGATLGLATGSTPVALYQELIARYKRDEVSFARSRAFLLDEYLGLNPEHEQSYYSTIRREFTSHVDFRDELVKSPTGTAADPATAAATYDKAIRDAGGVDMQLLGIGANGHIGFNEPSSSLQSRTRVITLHPQTVHDNARFFDTKEEVPRFALTQGLGTISEARHLLLLATGSNKASAVQAMAEGPLSAHCPASILQMHPHATVILDEAAASRLEDREYYLYADQNRL
- the nagE gene encoding N-acetylglucosamine-specific PTS transporter subunit IIBC; protein product: MKFNVMGPLQRLGKALMGAVAVLPVAAILSGVGYWISSAAGADNLAAQLLISSGDAVLANLGWIFAIAISFGLAKDSNGAAALSGFLAFATFMKLLGPDAVAGYRGIDDPTALTGDEALDWAAQGWNAVGGGNVLFGILAGIMAAWVYNRFHATKLPDFLAFFSGRRLVPILTAIFAIVVSGILYFVWPFIYHALFNFGASIQGLGAAGAGIYGVANRLLIPTGLHHALNSVFWFDVIGINDIGNFQSGQKTIEAAAAATSAADCPGIWANGQCTVEGVVGRYQAGFFPIMMFGLPGAALAMYLRADKSKRKVVGSLMAAGALASFFTGVTEPLEFSFMFVAPLLYVVHALLMGLSVFIAAAMEWTAGFGFSAGFVDMLLSSQNPLANKWYMLLVMGVGFFFLYFVIFYFLIGWLNLKTPGRGEDDAAAESAEDSVNGDDKTARDAAYIIEGLGGKDNIDSLDYCTTRLRVGVKERALVRDSIIKRAAVSGVIHPSEKNVQVIVGPAVQFMYDEVNHQLRHGSPALASAGAVGTGASVPASAEGASNSSASSSNSHVEAEGIDVRAPFAGDVVELSQVPDASFAQGMVGEGFAVMPDAVDAFDVCAPVDGTITMVFKTRHAFGMQTKDGVDLLIHIGIDTVELKGEGFTALAKKGDTVSAGTPIIAVDAKVLRERGVNLITPVVCPTAKQVASIDIAREGHALPGEVAATIMRSS